The following coding sequences are from one Anolis sagrei isolate rAnoSag1 chromosome 6, rAnoSag1.mat, whole genome shotgun sequence window:
- the ZNF628 gene encoding zinc finger protein 628, with product MVGAQQLEMQAAAVPAAAPAGAGPGGSSGDHQFECLECGKLFKWSSRLIHHQRTHTGERPYKCSECPKAFKGSSALLYHLRGHTGERPYKCGECGKAFKRSSLLQIHQSVHTGLRAFKCAQCGLAFKWSSHYQYHLRQHTGERPYPCPACDKAFKNSSSLRRHRHTHTGERPYVCPVCNKAFAQSTNLRQHQRVHTGERPYRCQDCGKAFTHSSNLALHCRSAHAARPAHTCVICGKAFASDIYLQRHLETHADVAPPAQLFLEEPTTTVEMLFRCSLCHLTFPLEEQLLSHQETHLTPVDPLPLPPPPSLSTPPLPPASVQEAVAPVASPIPSLACSVCGKTFKSAAGLARHQQSQHSSDRTYTCMVCERSFPALASLLGHQRSHPPAEQRLEEAEVTCPAQAEPVPTATVTPAPPPERPYVCGECGKAFKGSSGLRYHLRDHTGERPYACGECGKAFKRSSLLRIHQRVHTGLRAFTCPTCGMAFKWASHYQYHLRQHTGERPYVCQDCGKAFKNTSCLRRHQQLHTGERPFACQTCGKAFTQTSNLRQHQRVHTGERPYCCRDCGKAFTHSSNLALHRRTHSRERPFQCPVCSKAFVMASYLQRHLRTHNSSETASRPAAASPAATQEVQIMPNLQATLNVELSSNPAPAGPSNTQSFLLVQTAQGLQLIPSVQQQQPPPPQNSPPKLILLPSPQVVSTTPTAPTTLTLLPSAPTISAKSVPRRQSKSKKSVSLPPLPSPVSGKQNIILVPTAPAPNLQSLPNVQIQKTSGLQDSGQNIIVLQSLPEQPTGTLQIQTMATTPPTGTIQIQALPQPQSLQGLPIAQLGGTLQIQTMPDSQQTGTIQIQTIPQTQQSGFVQIQSLPLAPNTVHIQSLPSCQPAGTVQIQSLSSCPPSGTLQFQTFQPSPKMNTVQFQAVPSSQQVGTLQLQTLQPSQQVSPLHIQTIPSPQQANTLQIQNLAPSNQSTNDIEIQGLSPSQQLDGTIQIRNLLSSQEAQQLQPSEEMDSIQLQTLGSSQEISEVGTALSSSHELSEVELQQGPTLWVQNSPGERVVQNSPGDELLGPGAEVESLEGVQDMHFETLQTEEGLQKVLVLRGAGGEQTRLCVQEVEDIQTVQELPGLQVQGSEGSSGSGQNLLIIRSAQGEQTLQVLESVPTLQVSSPDSTQPSLDNNSTSQMVQLLQSPVTSQGLPSIQIVQAVPSMQLVHTF from the coding sequence ATGGTGGGAGCTCAGCAGCTAGAGATGCAGGCCGCAGCAGTGCCAGCGGCAGCCCCAGCTGGTGCAGGCCCTGGTGGCAGCAGTGGCGATCACCAGTTCGAGTGCTTGGAATGTGGCAAGCTGTTTAAGTGGTCATCACGGCTCATCCACCACCAGCGAACTCACACGGGAGAGCGCCCTTACAAGTGCTCAGAGTGCCCCAAGGCCTTCAAAGGGTCCTCGGCTTTGCTGTACCACCTACGGGGACACACTGGGGAGCGGCCCTACAAGTGTGGAGAATGTGGCAAAGCCTTCAAACGGTCCTCCTTGCTTCAGATCCACCAGAGTGTGCATACGGGCCTGCGGGCCTTCAAGTGTGCCCAGTGTGGCCTGGCTTTCAAGTGGTCCTCCCATTACCAGTACCACTTGCGCCAGCACACGGGGGAACGGCCCTATCCCTGTCCAGCCTGTGACAAAGCCTTCAAGAACTCCTCTAGCCTGCGGCGGCATCGCCACACGCATACAGGCGAGCGCCCTTATGTCTGCCCTGTCTGTAACAAGGCCTTTGCGCAGTCCACCAATCTTCGGCAGCACCAGCGGGTGCACACGGGTGAGAGGCCCTACCGGTGCCAAGACTGCGGCAAGGCCTTCACTCACTCATCAAACTTAGCACTGCACTGCCGATCAGCACATGCTGCCCGTCCTGCCCACACCTGTGTCATCTGTGGCAAGGCCTTTGCATCAGATATCTATTTGCAGCGCCACCTGGAGACTCATGCTGATGTTGCACCCCCGGCCCAACTCTTCCTAGAGGAACCAACCACTACTGTAGAAATGCTATTTCGATGCAGCCTCTGTCATCTCACCTTCCCTCTGGAGGAGCAGCTGCTGAGCCACCAGGAAACTCATTTGACCCCAGTGGACCCTTTGCCTCTACCACCTCCACCATCATTGTCAACACCACCCTTACCACCAGCCTCTGTGCAGGAGGCGGTGGCCCCTGTGGCATCCCCCATACCCTCATTAGCTTGCTCTGTGTGTGGCAAGACTTTCAAAAGCGCAGCCGGGTTAGCACGGCACCAGCAGAGTCAGCACTCTTCTGATCGCACATATACCTGTATGGTGTGTGAACGTTCCTTCCCAGCTTTGGCTAGCCTCTTGGGCCACCAACGTTCACATCCCCCTGCAGAACAGCGGCTGGAGGAAGCCGAGGTGACGTGTCCAGCGCAGGCTGAACCAGTACCCACAGCGACTGTGACACCAGCCCCACCCCCTGAGCGACCTTATGTTTGTGGAGAGTGTGGGAAGGCCTTCAAGGGCTCGTCTGGGCTGCGCTACCACTTACGTGACCACACGGGAGAGCGTCCCTATGCTTGCGGCGAGTGCGGGAAGGCCTTCAAGCGCTCATCTCTGCTGCGTATCCACCAGCGGGTTCATACAGGGCTGCGGGCTTTCACCTGTCCCACGTGTGGGATGGCGTTCAAGTGGGCTTCTCATTATCAGTACCACCTACGCCAGCATACTGGTGAACGCCCATATGTCTGCCAGGATTGTGGGAAAGCCTTTAAAAACACTTCATGCCTTCGTCGGCACCAGCAACTGCACACAGGTGAGCGGCCCTTTGCCTGCCAAACATGTGGTAAAGCATTTACCCAGACATCCAACCTCCGACAGCACCAGCGGGTACATACAGGTGAGAGACCTTACTGTTGCCGGGATTGTGGCAAGGCCTTTACCCACTCCTCCAACCTGGCGCTGCACAGACGTACCCATTCACGAGAGCGCCCCTTTCAATGCCCAGTTTGCTCCAAGGCATTTGTCATGGCTTCTTATTTACAGCGCCATTTACGTACACACAATAGCTCAGAGACAGCTAGTCGTCCAGCTGCTGCCTCGCCTGCTGCTACTCAGGAGGTGCAAATCATGCCCAACCTGCAGGCCACACTGAATGTGGAGTTAAGCAGCAACCCGGCCCCAGCTGGTCCCTCCAACACTCAGAGTTTTCTGCTCGTGCAAACAGCCCAGGGCTTGCAACTTATCCCTAGTGTGCAGCAGCAACAGCCACCACCTCCTCAGAATTCACCTCCCAAGCTCATCCTGCTTCCAAGTCCCCAGGTGGTATCTACAACACCTACTGCTCCAACCACCTTGACCCTATTGCCAAGTGCTCCAACCATCTCTGCAAAATCAGTCCCACGCCGTCAAAGTAAGAGCAAAAAGTCTGTGTCGCTGCCTCCTCTTCCATCACCAGTGTCTGGGAAGCAGAATATCATTCTTGTGCCCACTGCCCCTGCACCCAACCTGCAATCTCTTCCTAATGTGCAAATCCAGAAAACATCAGGGTTGCAGGATAGTGGGCAGAACATTATTGTCCTCCAAAGCTTGCCAGAACAGCCAACGGGCACACTTCAGATCCAAACTATGGCAACCACTCCACCAACAGGCACTATCCAAATTCAAGCACTGCCCCAGCCCCAGTCACTCCAGGGTCTTCCTATTGCTCAGCTAGGTGGCACCCTGCAAATCCAGACCATGCCTGACTCACAACAGACTGGCACAATCCAAATTCAGACTATCCCACAAACCCAACAGTCTGGCTTTGTGCAAATCCAGAGCCTGCCCCTCGCTCCAAATACTGTTCACATCCAAAGTTTGCCTAGCTGTCAGCCAGCAGGCACAGTGCAGATCCAGAGCTTGTCCAGCTGTCCCCCATCTGGCACACTACAATTCCAGACATTTCAGCCTTCCCCTAAGATGAACACCGTGCAGTTCCAGGCTGTGCCATCTTCCCAGCAGGTAGGGACCTTGCAACTTCAAACCCTCCAGCCTTCTCAGCAGGTGAGCCCTCTTCACATCCAGACCATACCATCACCCCAGCAGGCCAACACCCTGCAGATCCAGAATCTAGCTCCTTCAAATCAGTCTACAAATGACATTGAAATTCAGGGTCTCTCGCCTTCCCAGCAACTAGATGGTACGATCCAAATCCGAAACTTGCTGTCTTCCCAAGAAGCACAGCAGCTGCAGCCTTCAGAGGAGATGGATAGCATCCAGCTCCAGACTTTGGGCTCATCTCAGGAGATAAGTGAAGTGGGGACTGCTCTGTCTAGCTCTCATGAACTGTCTGAAGTGGAGCTCCAACAAGGACCCACCTTGTGGGTGCAGAACTCTCCGGGAGAGAGAGTGGTGCAGAACTCTCCGGGAGATGAGCTGTTAGGACCAGGGGCTGAAGTGGAAAGCCTTGAGGGTGTACAGGACATGCATTTTGAGACACTACAGACTGAGGAAGGGCTTCAAAAGGTCTTGGTGCTGAGGGGTGCAGGTGGGGAGCAGACCCGGCTGTGTGTGCAGGAAGTAGAGGATATCCAGACTGTACAGGAACTTCCTGGCCTTCAGGTGCAGGGTTCTGAGGGTAGCTCAGGGTCTGGGCAGAACCTTCTCATCATTCGCAGTGCTCAGGGAGAACAGACTCTTCAAGTGTTAGAGAGTGTCCCTACACTGCAGGTGAGCAGTCCGGACAGCACACAGCCTTCCCTCGACAACAACAGCACTTCCCAAATGGTGCAGCTTCTGCAGAGTCCAGTAACATCCCAAGGCCTGCCCTCCATTCAGATAGTTCAGGCGGTGCCCAGCATGCAGCTTGTTCACACATTCTGA
- the NAT14 gene encoding probable N-acetyltransferase 14 — protein sequence MPTLEPEQLAIREMREEEAPMVLELLKDGFKDTENRLILYVLTRPLALLLMAVVSSGLRFFLNSFVVALVLPVLLTVVALKLLLWRSPDLKQLYTYYSAGQRGLWVAVYDEDDVCGCVALEPHNGEPCTAELKRLAVNRWYRRSGVGRHLLHFLEKRARAQGFRFLVAHVSVVTKAAIGLFESSGYSVSGGRQWLGYTVQQEFRKDL from the exons ATGCCTACACTGGAACCTGAGCAACTGGCCatcagggaaatgagagaagaggAGGCACCAATGGTTTTGGAGCTTCTGAAG GATGGATTCAAGGATACCGAGAACCGCTTGATACTGTATGTGCTGACCCGGCCGTTGGCGTTGCTGCTGATGGCGGTGGTGAGCAGCGGCCTGCGTTTCTTCCTGAACTCTTTTGTGGTGGCCCTTGTGCTGCCAGTGCTGCTCACCGTGGTGGCGCTGAAACTTCTGCTGTGGCGGTCACCTGACCTGAAGCAGTTGTATACTTACTACAGTGCTGGCCAGCGAGGGCTCTGGGTGGCCGTGTATGACGAGGACGACGTCTGTGGCTGTGTGGCCCTGGAGCCCCACAATGGAGAACCATGCACCGCCGAGCTCAAACGCCTGGCTGTCAACCGTTGGTACCGCCGCTCTGGAGTGGGGCGCCACCTCCTCCATTTCCTGGAAAAGCGGGCTCGTGCCCAGGGCTTCCGATTCCTAGTGGCCCATGTCTCAGTTGTTACCAAAGCAGCAATTGGGCTCTTTGAAAGTTCTGGCTACAGTGTGAGCGGTGGGCGCCAGTGGCTCGGTTACACAGTCCAGCAGGAGTTCAGAAAGGACCTTTAG